From Zingiber officinale cultivar Zhangliang chromosome 5B, Zo_v1.1, whole genome shotgun sequence, the proteins below share one genomic window:
- the LOC121985636 gene encoding heavy metal-associated isoprenylated plant protein 39-like, with protein MKKIVLKLELNDVKDKQKAMKAVSILQGIDSIRIDTNAKTMTVIGSVDPVSVVTKLRKFWHTNIVSIGPAKEEKKEEPKKEEAKKEEAKEEKKEEAKEESKKEEIKEEAKKEDAKKEVPKKEPLESQMTPEFVNPYKFYYYPPMNYNPYPTAQYYYAPSAQDNPNSCNIM; from the exons ATGAAG AAAATTGTACTTAAATTGGAGCTAAATGATGTCAAGGATAAGCAGAAGGCCATGAAGGCTGTCTCCATCCTTCAAG GGATTGATTCAATCAGAATCGATACGAATGCGAAAACAATGACAGTGATCGGATCGGTTGACCCTGTGAGCGTCGTCACAAAACTGAGAAAATTTTGGCACACAAACATAGTCTCAATTGGACCtgccaaggaggagaagaaggaagagccAAAGAAGgaggaagcaaagaaggaagaagcaaaggaagagaagaaagaggAGGCCAAGGAGGAGTCCAAAAAGGAAGAGATCAAAGAAGAGGCCAAGAAAGAGGATGCTAAGAAGGAGGTGCCCAAGAAGGAGCCCCTCGAGTCACAAATGACACCAGAGTTTGTGAATCCATACAAATTTTACTACTACCCTCCCATGAACTACAATCCTTACCCAACCGCACAGTATTACTATGCTCCCAGTGCTCAGGACAATCCAAACTCCTGCAACATCATGTGA